One region of Ornithinibacter aureus genomic DNA includes:
- the rpsA gene encoding 30S ribosomal protein S1, translated as MTASTVEKTAPQIAINDIGSEEDLLAAIDATIKHFNDGDIVEGVIVKVDRDEVLLDIGYKTEGVIPSRELSIKHDVDPNEVVKVGDEVEALVLQKEDKEGRLILSKKRAQYERAWGTIEKVKEEDGVVTGTVIEVVKGGLILDIGLRGFLPASLVEMRRVRDLQPYVGKEIEAKIIELDKNRNNVVLSRRAWLEQTQSEVRTTFLKELGKGQVRSGVVSSIVNFGAFVDLGGVDGLVHVSELSWKHIDHPSEVVEVGDEVTVEVLDVDMDRERVSLSLKATQEDPWQHFARTHAIGQVVPGKVTKLVPFGAFVRVDDGIEGLVHISELAERHVELPEQVVTVGTDIFVKVIDIDLERRRISLSLKQANEDGANQVEFDPTLYGMAAEYDEKGDYKYPEGFDAETNEWLEGFESQREIWEKQYAEAHARWEAHRAQVEAFAKADAEAAGGSNETSYSSETGSTPAEDGGAPRPPVPAAEGTLASDEALAALREKLTGN; from the coding sequence ATGACTGCCAGCACGGTCGAGAAGACCGCCCCTCAGATCGCCATCAACGACATCGGCTCTGAGGAAGACCTCCTCGCCGCCATCGACGCGACGATCAAGCACTTCAACGACGGAGACATCGTCGAAGGAGTCATCGTCAAGGTCGACCGCGATGAGGTCCTGCTTGACATCGGCTACAAGACCGAGGGCGTCATCCCCTCGCGTGAGCTGTCGATCAAGCACGACGTCGACCCCAACGAGGTCGTCAAGGTCGGCGACGAGGTCGAGGCCCTCGTTCTCCAGAAGGAGGACAAGGAAGGCCGCCTGATCCTGTCCAAGAAGCGCGCCCAGTACGAGCGCGCCTGGGGCACCATCGAGAAGGTCAAGGAAGAGGACGGCGTCGTCACCGGCACCGTCATCGAGGTCGTCAAGGGTGGCCTCATCCTGGACATCGGCCTGCGAGGCTTCCTCCCCGCCTCCCTCGTCGAGATGCGTCGCGTCCGCGACCTCCAGCCGTACGTCGGCAAGGAGATCGAGGCCAAGATCATCGAGCTCGACAAGAACCGCAACAACGTGGTCCTGTCGCGCCGTGCCTGGCTCGAGCAGACCCAGTCCGAGGTCCGCACGACCTTCCTCAAGGAGCTCGGCAAGGGCCAGGTCCGCAGCGGTGTCGTGTCCTCGATCGTCAACTTCGGTGCGTTCGTCGACCTCGGTGGCGTCGACGGTCTCGTCCACGTCTCCGAGCTGTCCTGGAAGCACATCGACCACCCGTCCGAGGTCGTCGAGGTCGGTGACGAGGTCACCGTCGAGGTGCTCGACGTCGACATGGACCGCGAGCGCGTCTCGCTGTCGCTGAAGGCCACCCAGGAAGACCCGTGGCAGCACTTCGCCCGCACCCACGCGATCGGTCAGGTCGTCCCGGGCAAGGTCACCAAGCTCGTCCCGTTCGGTGCGTTCGTGCGCGTCGACGACGGCATCGAGGGTCTGGTCCACATCTCCGAGCTGGCCGAGCGCCACGTCGAGCTGCCCGAGCAGGTCGTCACGGTCGGCACCGACATCTTCGTCAAGGTCATCGACATCGACCTCGAGCGTCGCCGCATCTCGCTGTCGCTCAAGCAGGCCAACGAGGACGGCGCCAACCAGGTCGAGTTCGACCCGACGCTGTACGGCATGGCTGCCGAGTACGACGAGAAGGGTGACTACAAGTACCCCGAGGGCTTCGACGCCGAGACCAACGAGTGGCTCGAGGGCTTCGAGTCGCAGCGTGAGATCTGGGAGAAGCAGTACGCCGAGGCGCACGCCCGCTGGGAGGCCCACCGGGCCCAGGTCGAGGCATTCGCCAAGGCCGACGCCGAGGCTGCTGGTGGCAGCAACGAGACGTCCTACTCGTCCGAGACCGGTTCCACGCCGGCCGAGGACGGTGGCGCCCCGCGTCCGCCGGTTCCCGCTGCTGAGGGCACCCTCGCCTCCGACGAGGCGCTCGCCGCACTGCGCGAGAAGCTCACCGGTAACTGA
- a CDS encoding LysM peptidoglycan-binding domain-containing protein: MGQVILLTDPNPTHTVVAGDTLAKLAATYELTVDDLVRWNAIKDADLITVGQVLKLGGPPAPPAPPAPPAEQIHVVQPGDTVSELAQKFGLRWLDIAAVNKLEDMDLIIVGQKLVIPAQGLAR; this comes from the coding sequence GTGGGGCAGGTGATCCTCCTGACCGACCCGAACCCCACCCACACGGTCGTCGCCGGGGACACGCTCGCCAAGCTCGCCGCCACCTACGAGCTCACCGTGGACGACCTCGTGCGCTGGAACGCGATCAAGGACGCGGACCTCATCACGGTGGGTCAGGTGCTGAAGCTGGGCGGACCTCCGGCCCCGCCTGCTCCCCCGGCACCGCCCGCCGAGCAGATCCACGTTGTCCAGCCGGGTGACACCGTGTCCGAGCTGGCGCAGAAGTTCGGCCTGCGCTGGTTGGACATCGCCGCGGTCAACAAGCTCGAGGACATGGACCTCATCATCGTCGGACAGAAGCTCGTGATCCCGGCCCAGGGCCTCGCCCGCTGA
- a CDS encoding alpha-(1->3)-arabinofuranosyltransferase domain-containing protein — MTTPSRPTADGRRLRTLAGLLVVWSVAWSVPRDKIAVDTKVDLYLDPWGFLARSLHVWDPQVTWGGLQNQAYGYLFPMGPFFGLGSEILPMWVVQRLWWMALLTAGFLSMMGLLRVFGIGGVGVRVIASLAYVLAPRVIATIGGLSSEAHAQLLAPAILLPLVMIDRGELGVRRGVALSGLAILCCGGVNATATAFAILPSAVWLLTRRAWWRDVLTGGWGAAVLAATSWWLVPLVVLGRYSPPFLDWIENAQTVTARITLFDAFRGTTHWLGHLVTSGGVWWPAGFETVSSPVLILATAAVSALGLAGFLVRSLPHRRFLVVVLALGVLVLALPHQGALSSPLSGEVQGLLDGPLAPLRNVHKADLLIRLPLVVGLAYTLTALSRWRPRRQWMPAVALGGVALTVVGAAAPGFSGDIAPRGSFAEVATHWQEVGRWLDDRGDGRALIVPASSFGEYFWGRPMDEPLRSLTSAPFAVRDAVPLTPAGTIRLLDEIESRLQTGGSLGGATSTLRSSGVRYLVLRNDLAVDQAGQPPVALSRSALINTPDVQFVKGFGKTVRDGSGERVFPVEVYAVVGDVATDLEVWDADGVMGSSGASEDLARLADAGLGGRPIVFDGDRQGDFVPGSRALTDGFRARDRWFGAPRGQDVTSGLDARRVLTASDYLPWPGIRWRSLVAYTGIRDVRASTSLAQDFGPAGLQPAHRAYAAVDGSPSTSWLTAFDPDPTWTVVLDDPADIPRVVVTPARVDRFGQAFGVATNVTVTTDAGSVDARLSALGEPTSIDLPPGATTHVSVRVRDTAKGKPSNVVTGLSNVAIPGLVPVETVATPTATVSPAETTVLGAGLPGREGCAHLTREFVCYSGVFVAPESTGPLVREVKGLAPGQRVARGTLAVDPATPPTDLVDVPGVAVTATSVRAPGVTGLPASVVDTDPRTAWSPAADDVAPTLTITLDQPVDIEAIRVQTRSRWSQDEAPVVSVRVDDTAVTLRVPEHGVLKIPPTTARVVTLRFAPAPEAGGRGLGALAVEEVQIVGQDFPTPVRELSSPCGEGPELTIDGQPVPTRAQGSREALFGAGDFTWEACAPVTVRDGDAHTITVGRWRGLAPRSAVLAPVQPIPAAQSVAVPHRRTSPTAIDGEVAPSGSRRVLVMSDNANPGWQASLGGQALEPQVVDGRRQAFVVPEGAAGRLTIDFAPDRPYRWGLAVGALLAGILAIVALWPERGPRREPAPVRGDAVSPAPPLAALVWSGLIAGPAGLAAGAVGVGISRLGRHRRLLLAAVVAFLCLAAAGAQVVATAAGANGSVVEGCVRLMLIVAFAIAMATQDSRGERRGR; from the coding sequence ATGACGACGCCTTCCCGGCCCACCGCTGACGGCAGACGGTTGCGCACCCTGGCCGGGCTCCTCGTCGTGTGGAGCGTGGCGTGGTCGGTCCCCCGGGACAAGATCGCCGTGGACACCAAGGTCGACCTGTACCTCGACCCCTGGGGGTTCCTCGCTCGATCGCTGCACGTGTGGGACCCGCAGGTGACGTGGGGCGGGCTCCAGAACCAGGCCTACGGGTACCTGTTTCCCATGGGGCCGTTCTTCGGTCTCGGCTCGGAGATCCTCCCGATGTGGGTCGTCCAGCGCTTGTGGTGGATGGCGCTGCTCACCGCGGGCTTCCTGTCGATGATGGGACTCCTTCGGGTGTTCGGCATCGGCGGGGTCGGGGTGCGGGTGATCGCGTCGCTCGCCTACGTCCTGGCGCCCCGGGTCATCGCCACCATCGGCGGGCTCTCGTCGGAGGCGCATGCGCAACTGCTCGCCCCCGCGATCCTGCTCCCGCTCGTGATGATCGATCGGGGGGAGCTGGGGGTGCGCCGGGGGGTGGCCCTCAGCGGTCTGGCGATCCTGTGCTGTGGGGGAGTGAACGCGACGGCGACGGCCTTCGCGATCCTGCCGTCGGCGGTGTGGCTGCTCACTCGCCGTGCATGGTGGCGGGATGTGCTGACCGGGGGGTGGGGCGCGGCGGTTCTTGCGGCGACGAGTTGGTGGCTCGTGCCGCTGGTGGTCCTCGGACGGTACTCGCCCCCGTTCCTCGACTGGATCGAGAACGCCCAGACCGTGACGGCGAGGATCACCCTGTTCGACGCCTTCCGTGGGACCACCCACTGGCTCGGCCACCTCGTCACCTCGGGCGGGGTGTGGTGGCCTGCCGGCTTCGAGACGGTCTCGTCGCCAGTCCTCATCCTCGCCACCGCGGCGGTGTCAGCGCTCGGGCTGGCCGGCTTCCTGGTGCGCTCGCTCCCTCATCGTCGTTTCCTCGTCGTCGTGCTCGCCCTGGGAGTGCTGGTCCTCGCCCTTCCTCACCAGGGCGCGTTGAGTTCGCCGTTGAGCGGTGAGGTCCAGGGATTGCTGGACGGTCCACTGGCCCCGTTGCGCAACGTGCACAAGGCGGACCTGCTCATTCGCCTGCCCCTCGTGGTCGGCCTCGCGTACACCCTGACGGCCCTGTCGAGGTGGCGACCTCGGCGGCAGTGGATGCCGGCCGTGGCGCTCGGCGGCGTCGCCCTCACGGTGGTCGGCGCGGCGGCGCCGGGGTTCAGCGGTGACATCGCGCCGCGGGGCTCATTCGCCGAGGTCGCGACGCACTGGCAGGAGGTTGGGCGCTGGTTGGATGACCGTGGCGACGGCAGGGCGCTGATCGTGCCCGCCTCGAGCTTTGGCGAGTACTTCTGGGGGCGGCCCATGGATGAGCCGCTCCGGTCGCTGACGTCGGCCCCCTTCGCCGTGAGGGATGCCGTTCCCCTCACCCCCGCCGGCACCATCCGACTCCTGGACGAGATCGAGAGCCGCCTGCAGACAGGAGGCTCCCTTGGTGGCGCCACCTCGACCCTGCGCTCATCCGGTGTCAGGTACCTCGTGCTGCGCAATGACCTCGCGGTCGACCAGGCAGGGCAACCTCCGGTGGCGCTGTCGCGTTCCGCCCTCATCAACACCCCGGACGTCCAGTTCGTCAAGGGCTTCGGGAAGACCGTGCGCGACGGGTCTGGCGAGCGAGTGTTTCCCGTGGAGGTGTATGCCGTGGTGGGCGACGTCGCCACCGACCTCGAGGTGTGGGACGCCGACGGCGTGATGGGGTCCTCCGGCGCGTCGGAGGACCTCGCCCGACTGGCCGACGCGGGCCTTGGTGGGCGCCCGATCGTCTTCGACGGCGATCGTCAGGGTGATTTCGTGCCCGGGTCCCGGGCGCTCACCGACGGGTTCAGGGCAAGGGACCGGTGGTTCGGGGCTCCACGCGGGCAGGACGTCACGAGCGGGCTCGATGCGCGACGAGTTCTGACGGCATCGGACTACCTGCCGTGGCCCGGGATCCGGTGGCGGTCCCTGGTGGCGTACACCGGCATCCGCGATGTTCGGGCGAGTACCTCGTTGGCTCAGGACTTCGGGCCCGCGGGGCTGCAACCGGCCCACCGTGCGTACGCGGCAGTCGACGGCAGCCCTTCGACGTCCTGGCTGACGGCCTTCGACCCAGACCCGACGTGGACAGTGGTGCTGGACGATCCAGCGGACATTCCTCGGGTCGTGGTGACTCCGGCCCGAGTGGATCGCTTCGGCCAGGCCTTCGGCGTCGCCACGAACGTCACGGTGACCACTGACGCTGGCTCGGTCGATGCTCGGCTGTCCGCCCTCGGCGAGCCGACGAGCATCGATCTTCCACCGGGCGCCACCACCCACGTGAGTGTTCGGGTGCGCGACACCGCGAAGGGCAAACCCTCGAACGTGGTTACCGGCCTGTCGAACGTGGCGATCCCGGGACTCGTGCCGGTCGAGACCGTCGCGACCCCGACTGCCACCGTCTCGCCGGCGGAGACCACGGTCCTCGGTGCCGGTCTCCCGGGGCGAGAGGGCTGCGCCCACCTGACTCGCGAGTTCGTCTGCTACTCCGGCGTGTTCGTGGCCCCGGAATCCACCGGGCCCCTGGTGCGCGAGGTGAAGGGGCTGGCCCCGGGGCAGCGCGTCGCCCGCGGCACCCTGGCCGTCGACCCCGCGACGCCGCCCACGGACCTCGTCGACGTCCCCGGGGTGGCGGTCACCGCCACCAGCGTGCGCGCTCCGGGGGTGACCGGCCTGCCGGCATCGGTCGTCGACACGGACCCACGAACCGCGTGGAGCCCGGCCGCGGACGACGTCGCGCCGACGCTGACGATCACCCTCGACCAGCCCGTCGACATCGAGGCGATCAGGGTGCAGACCCGGTCGCGGTGGTCGCAGGACGAGGCTCCGGTGGTCTCGGTGCGCGTCGACGACACGGCGGTGACGCTGAGGGTGCCCGAGCACGGCGTCCTCAAGATCCCCCCGACCACGGCCAGGGTGGTCACCCTGCGCTTCGCGCCGGCTCCCGAGGCCGGCGGGCGGGGTCTCGGCGCCCTGGCGGTGGAGGAGGTCCAGATCGTCGGGCAGGACTTCCCGACGCCTGTTCGGGAGCTGAGCAGCCCGTGTGGCGAGGGGCCGGAGTTGACGATCGACGGTCAGCCGGTGCCGACCCGGGCCCAGGGTTCACGAGAAGCACTGTTCGGCGCCGGCGATTTCACGTGGGAGGCCTGCGCGCCGGTGACGGTGCGCGACGGCGACGCCCACACGATCACTGTCGGCCGATGGCGTGGCCTCGCCCCGCGCAGTGCGGTCCTGGCTCCTGTGCAGCCCATTCCAGCCGCGCAGTCAGTGGCGGTGCCCCACCGACGGACCAGCCCGACCGCGATCGACGGTGAGGTGGCACCGTCGGGCTCACGCCGCGTCCTCGTCATGTCCGACAACGCCAACCCCGGGTGGCAGGCCAGCCTCGGTGGCCAGGCGCTGGAGCCGCAGGTCGTCGACGGGCGGCGTCAGGCCTTCGTCGTTCCCGAAGGTGCTGCCGGACGCCTGACGATCGACTTCGCCCCGGACCGCCCCTATCGCTGGGGGCTCGCCGTCGGCGCCCTGCTCGCAGGGATCCTCGCGATCGTGGCGCTGTGGCCTGAGCGTGGTCCGCGTCGTGAGCCGGCGCCCGTGCGCGGAGATGCCGTGAGCCCCGCCCCGCCACTGGCCGCGCTCGTGTGGTCCGGTCTCATCGCGGGGCCCGCGGGGTTGGCGGCAGGCGCCGTGGGGGTGGGCATCAGCAGGCTGGGACGGCACCGGCGCCTGCTGCTCGCAGCGGTCGTGGCCTTCCTCTGTCTCGCAGCGGCGGGCGCGCAGGTCGTGGCCACGGCCGCGGGGGCGAACGGCTCAGTGGTCGAGGGGTGCGTCCGGCTGATGCTGATCGTGGCGTTCGCGATCGCGATGGCGACTCAGGATTCTCGCGGCGAGCGCAGAGGACGGTAG
- a CDS encoding acyltransferase family protein: MTTRLPALDGLRAVAAGLVVLTHAAFLAGFGATGGLTGRLWARGDFGVGIFFALSGFLLHRGLVAQDARGRLDVPGYALRRAARVLPAYWVTLAAVVIAANPPLRDWLLHAALLQIYVPDAWISAFGQSWSLATEVSFYAALPLIVIALRPLRRRNEALPLVVLVMAAFLTTAASGLGAGEVFGEDIQFHMWLHARAPQFLVGMICAEALLVSSSRISRRLSSWAADPAMCLAVAAGAYLLGTTPLAGALTVEAATWSDLIVRTALCTVVSFALLLPLVHGGESLYRTVLSHPLARWLGAVSYGIFLWHLPVFFGLYAVSGVELFRGGLLPLLAIGVPVTLALAALSHQWIELPSSALAARILSRHRDRERHDQHQPDAPLDH, encoded by the coding sequence ATGACCACTCGCCTCCCCGCCCTGGACGGCCTTCGGGCCGTGGCCGCAGGCCTGGTCGTGCTCACTCATGCAGCGTTCCTCGCAGGTTTCGGCGCGACCGGCGGGCTGACCGGACGCCTGTGGGCACGCGGCGACTTCGGGGTCGGGATCTTCTTCGCCCTCTCCGGATTCCTCCTGCACCGCGGGCTGGTCGCCCAGGACGCCCGCGGCAGACTCGACGTCCCCGGCTACGCCCTGCGCCGTGCCGCGCGGGTCCTTCCTGCCTACTGGGTCACCCTCGCCGCCGTGGTCATCGCCGCCAACCCGCCCCTGCGCGACTGGCTGCTGCACGCAGCCCTGCTGCAGATCTACGTTCCCGACGCGTGGATATCGGCGTTCGGCCAGTCGTGGAGCCTGGCCACCGAGGTCTCCTTCTACGCGGCTCTCCCGCTCATCGTCATTGCCCTGCGGCCACTTCGCCGACGCAACGAAGCCCTTCCCCTTGTCGTCCTGGTGATGGCGGCGTTCCTGACCACCGCGGCATCCGGGCTGGGGGCCGGCGAGGTCTTCGGGGAGGACATCCAGTTCCACATGTGGCTGCACGCCCGAGCGCCGCAGTTCCTCGTGGGCATGATCTGCGCCGAGGCACTCCTGGTGTCGTCCTCGCGGATCTCCAGACGCCTGTCGTCGTGGGCAGCCGACCCGGCCATGTGCCTCGCCGTGGCCGCCGGAGCGTACCTGCTCGGAACTACTCCCCTCGCCGGCGCGCTCACCGTCGAGGCCGCGACGTGGAGCGACCTCATCGTTCGCACCGCCCTGTGCACGGTGGTCTCCTTCGCCCTGCTGCTCCCACTCGTCCACGGTGGAGAAAGCCTCTACCGCACCGTCCTCTCCCACCCGCTCGCCCGCTGGCTCGGTGCGGTCAGCTACGGCATCTTCCTGTGGCACCTGCCCGTCTTCTTCGGCTTGTACGCGGTCTCCGGTGTCGAACTCTTCCGCGGTGGGTTGCTGCCCCTGCTGGCCATCGGAGTTCCCGTGACCCTGGCCCTGGCTGCCCTGAGCCACCAGTGGATCGAGCTACCGTCCTCTGCGCTCGCCGCGAGAATCCTGAGTCGCCATCGCGATCGCGAACGCCACGATCAGCATCAGCCGGACGCACCCCTCGACCACTGA
- a CDS encoding DUF3068 domain-containing protein — MRKTLGFVLLGLAGFLVTTALLTLIYVPGQVKRTPLDVNSDTQLTGRAAYLSEPMTDVRYLSRTVADGTASDGDVIVFDNLTCLWRAAPDSTGNCPGDDESTISIATDRFATDRVTALAVNDEAYVGAGAEPKEGLINKFPFDVEQKSYQVWDGLLGRTVEAKFDGEEEINGLNTYKFLIEFTDEPAEISEGISGTFSDTKRLWIDPVTGSIIDQSEQQKRVLDSGDNALDLDVSFTDAQVQANVDAAKESGGLLRTLGLVPWIAFGLGALAALGGLFLVRGASGGSTDGSQDVSLDEITRRSRH, encoded by the coding sequence ATGCGCAAGACTCTGGGCTTCGTCCTCCTCGGCCTGGCGGGGTTTCTCGTCACGACGGCGCTGCTGACCCTCATCTACGTTCCCGGACAGGTGAAGAGGACCCCGCTGGACGTCAACTCCGACACGCAGTTGACCGGCCGAGCGGCCTATCTCTCGGAACCGATGACCGATGTCCGGTACCTCAGTCGAACCGTTGCCGACGGCACCGCTTCCGACGGCGATGTCATCGTGTTCGACAACCTCACCTGCCTCTGGCGGGCGGCGCCGGACTCCACCGGGAACTGCCCGGGTGACGACGAGAGCACCATCAGCATCGCCACTGACCGTTTCGCCACCGATCGAGTGACCGCGTTGGCCGTCAACGACGAGGCGTACGTCGGAGCCGGCGCCGAGCCGAAAGAGGGACTGATCAACAAGTTCCCCTTCGACGTCGAGCAGAAGTCCTACCAGGTCTGGGACGGCCTGCTCGGGCGCACCGTCGAGGCGAAGTTCGATGGCGAGGAGGAGATCAACGGGCTCAACACCTACAAGTTCCTCATCGAGTTCACCGACGAGCCCGCCGAGATCTCTGAGGGCATCTCCGGTACGTTCAGCGACACCAAGCGGCTGTGGATCGACCCGGTGACCGGTTCCATCATCGACCAGTCCGAGCAGCAGAAGCGCGTGCTGGACTCCGGGGACAACGCCCTCGACCTCGACGTCTCCTTCACCGATGCCCAGGTTCAGGCCAACGTCGACGCGGCCAAGGAGAGCGGCGGGTTGCTGCGGACCCTGGGCCTCGTGCCGTGGATCGCCTTCGGCCTCGGTGCCCTGGCCGCCCTCGGTGGCCTATTCCTGGTGCGCGGCGCCTCGGGCGGTTCGACGGACGGCTCCCAGGACGTCTCCCTCGACGAGATCACCCGCCGCAGTCGGCACTGA
- a CDS encoding UDP-glucuronic acid decarboxylase family protein, which translates to MGKQSATRRTVVTGGAGFLGSHLCEALLARGDEVVCLDNFLTGSPDNVDHLMANPSFRLVRTDVTDFVHVGGEVDLVLHFASPASPIDYLRMPVETLKVGSIGTLHALGLARDKGARFVLASTSEVYGDPEVHPQPESYWGNVNPVGPRGVYDEAKRFAEAMTLAYRQTHGVDTGILRIFNTFGPRMRPNDGRAIPNFIRQALRNEPLTVAGDGSQTRSICYVDDLVAGVLALADSAEPGPINLGNPHELSVLELAQWVIDLTGSSSTITFVDRPVDDPSVRRPDTTLARERLNWSPQVSIEDGLLRTIAWFRGHPELV; encoded by the coding sequence GTGGGGAAGCAGTCAGCAACGCGTCGCACCGTGGTGACCGGAGGAGCCGGCTTCCTCGGGTCGCACCTGTGCGAGGCACTCCTCGCTCGCGGCGACGAGGTGGTGTGTCTGGACAACTTCCTCACCGGGTCGCCCGACAACGTCGACCACCTCATGGCCAACCCGAGTTTTCGGTTGGTCCGGACCGACGTGACCGACTTCGTCCACGTCGGGGGTGAGGTCGATCTGGTCCTGCACTTCGCGAGTCCGGCATCCCCCATCGACTACCTGAGGATGCCGGTGGAGACCCTGAAGGTGGGTTCCATCGGTACGCTGCACGCGCTCGGTTTGGCCCGCGACAAGGGCGCCCGCTTCGTGCTGGCATCCACGTCGGAGGTCTATGGGGACCCTGAGGTGCACCCCCAGCCCGAGAGCTACTGGGGAAACGTCAATCCGGTCGGTCCGCGAGGCGTGTACGACGAGGCGAAGAGGTTCGCCGAGGCCATGACCTTGGCGTACCGGCAGACGCACGGGGTGGACACCGGCATCCTGCGCATCTTCAACACGTTCGGCCCGAGGATGCGGCCGAACGACGGACGGGCCATTCCGAACTTCATCCGTCAGGCCCTGCGCAACGAGCCGCTCACCGTGGCGGGCGATGGGAGCCAGACCCGGTCGATCTGTTACGTCGATGACCTCGTCGCCGGGGTGCTCGCGTTGGCCGACAGTGCGGAGCCGGGCCCCATCAACCTGGGCAACCCGCACGAACTGTCGGTGCTCGAGCTCGCGCAGTGGGTCATTGATCTCACCGGGTCGTCCTCGACGATCACCTTCGTCGATCGACCGGTGGATGACCCCTCGGTTCGCAGGCCTGACACGACCTTGGCGCGTGAGCGACTCAACTGGTCGCCGCAGGTGTCGATCGAGGACGGGCTGCTGCGGACGATCGCGTGGTTCCGCGGTCATCCCGAACTCGTCTAG
- a CDS encoding class I SAM-dependent methyltransferase codes for MSGEALRAPLGGDETRAANRSWWDGESQDYYAEHGAFLGDAEFVWGPEGWTEDQLDLVQVRDGMTVLEIGAGAAQCSRWLARTHDVRVVASDLSMGMLRTAQRIDAGPVDNGEAGEDAGRAASASPHRPLPLLQCDGLAIPLADASVDRVFTAYGVIPFVADSGAVMREAARVLRPGGRFVFSTSHPVRWAFPDGPGPAGLTAMTSYFDRTPYVEREAGVVTYAEHHRTLGDLVRQVVAAGLVVTDVVEPEWPEHNTSVWGGWSPLRGALLPGTLIVVASQPGPTGR; via the coding sequence ATGAGCGGCGAGGCGCTGCGCGCACCCCTTGGCGGTGACGAGACGCGGGCGGCGAACCGCTCGTGGTGGGACGGTGAGTCGCAGGACTACTACGCCGAGCACGGGGCCTTCCTCGGTGACGCCGAGTTCGTCTGGGGCCCCGAGGGGTGGACCGAGGACCAGCTCGACCTCGTGCAGGTGCGCGACGGGATGACGGTGCTCGAGATCGGGGCGGGTGCTGCCCAGTGCTCACGCTGGCTGGCGCGCACGCACGACGTGCGGGTGGTCGCCAGCGACCTGTCGATGGGCATGCTGCGCACCGCCCAGCGGATCGACGCCGGGCCGGTCGACAACGGCGAGGCGGGCGAGGATGCCGGCCGCGCGGCATCCGCGTCGCCCCACCGACCGCTCCCCCTCCTGCAGTGCGACGGCCTGGCGATCCCGCTGGCCGACGCCAGCGTCGACCGGGTCTTCACCGCGTACGGGGTCATCCCGTTCGTGGCGGACAGCGGCGCCGTCATGCGGGAGGCCGCCAGGGTGCTTCGACCGGGGGGACGGTTCGTGTTCTCGACGTCGCACCCGGTGCGCTGGGCCTTCCCCGACGGCCCCGGCCCTGCCGGCCTGACGGCGATGACCTCGTACTTCGACCGCACGCCCTACGTCGAGCGGGAGGCGGGCGTGGTCACCTACGCCGAACACCACCGCACCCTGGGCGACCTCGTGCGCCAGGTGGTGGCCGCGGGGCTGGTGGTCACCGACGTCGTTGAGCCCGAGTGGCCCGAGCACAACACCTCGGTGTGGGGCGGCTGGTCACCGCTGCGCGGGGCCCTGCTGCCCGGGACCCTCATCGTCGTGGCAAGTCAGCCGGGGCCGACCGGCCGATGA
- a CDS encoding glycosyltransferase family 4 protein — protein MSLRVLLLNWRDENHPEAGGAERYLVTVAEGLAARGHSVTFRTAAYPGALPDETLGGVHYVRRGGHYSIYPRAVLGRSQAGHDVVVDVQNGVPYLSTLVTSKPVVNLVHHVHREQWPLVFGPRSARFGWWLESQVAPAAYRRSTYVTVSQSTRRELIDLGVDADRITVIHNGTDATADDNHERSATPRILVLGRLVPQKRVEIALDAVARLRPRFPTLHLDVVGSGWWDPMLRDHAARLGIEDMVTFHGHVSEGEKHRLLAQAWVHAMPSLKEGWGLVVVEAGVHGTPTVAFREAGGTTDSIRHAETGLLVDHADGEGVGEYTDSLAELLTDHTRRTRMSEAVREWVARFRWQDCVQSWEDLLVREVEG, from the coding sequence ATGTCGCTGCGCGTTTTGCTGCTGAACTGGCGAGACGAGAACCACCCCGAGGCCGGCGGCGCCGAGCGGTACCTCGTGACGGTCGCCGAAGGGCTGGCTGCTCGCGGTCACTCGGTGACGTTCCGCACCGCGGCCTATCCCGGCGCGCTCCCCGACGAAACCCTCGGGGGGGTCCACTACGTGCGGCGGGGTGGCCACTACTCGATCTACCCCCGAGCGGTCCTGGGGCGCAGCCAAGCCGGCCACGACGTCGTCGTGGACGTCCAGAACGGGGTCCCCTACCTCTCGACGCTGGTCACGTCGAAGCCGGTGGTCAACCTGGTGCACCACGTTCATCGTGAGCAGTGGCCCCTGGTGTTCGGGCCGCGCAGCGCGCGGTTCGGCTGGTGGCTGGAGTCCCAGGTCGCGCCGGCGGCCTACCGGCGCTCCACCTACGTCACCGTCAGCCAGTCGACGCGTCGAGAGCTCATCGACCTCGGCGTCGACGCGGACCGCATCACGGTCATCCACAACGGCACGGATGCGACGGCGGACGACAACCACGAGCGGTCAGCCACGCCACGGATCCTCGTCCTGGGACGGCTCGTTCCCCAGAAGCGCGTGGAGATCGCGTTGGATGCCGTGGCGCGGCTGCGGCCCCGGTTCCCCACCCTGCACCTGGACGTCGTCGGTTCAGGATGGTGGGACCCGATGCTGCGAGACCACGCGGCACGCCTCGGGATCGAGGACATGGTGACGTTCCACGGTCATGTGTCCGAAGGGGAGAAACACCGCCTCCTCGCTCAGGCCTGGGTCCATGCCATGCCGAGCCTGAAGGAGGGTTGGGGGCTGGTCGTCGTCGAGGCCGGGGTCCACGGCACGCCGACGGTGGCCTTCCGCGAGGCCGGCGGAACGACGGACTCCATCCGTCACGCAGAGACCGGGCTCCTCGTCGACCATGCCGACGGAGAAGGGGTGGGCGAGTACACGGACTCCCTGGCAGAACTGCTCACCGATCACACCCGCCGCACGCGGATGTCGGAAGCCGTGCGGGAGTGGGTGGCGCGCTTCCGGTGGCAGGACTGTGTGCAGTCCTGGGAGGACCTGCTGGTTCGCGAGGTCGAAGGATGA